The following coding sequences lie in one Pseudorasbora parva isolate DD20220531a chromosome 18, ASM2467924v1, whole genome shotgun sequence genomic window:
- the LOC137046088 gene encoding zona pellucida sperm-binding protein 3-like, whose protein sequence is MEFLKGVLVVIVIVAFDLPNAWGSLRYSQSPIAQEPFGLQEKQLLQGPVKPLDWKYPIVPEVQSELAVNFQLRQPVTPSSVAVQCGENRVLVEVQQDLFSNGHLIQPAGLSLGGCPVVGQDSQSKVLIFEYELQDCNSVQMMTEDELVYTFSLTYTPEALAGTPITRVEGAVVGVQCHYQRLQNVSSDALRPTWVPYASTEVGEEALVFSLKLMMDDWSSQRPSSIYFLGGIINIEASVKQYNHVPLRVFVDSCVATQGPDVNSLPRYSFIENHGCFVDAKATASSSRFMPRSQVDKVQIQLEAFVFQESSSPSIYITCVVKATIASAPSDAQHKSCSFANGWFAADGNDQVCGCCDSTCGPDSGIAASPYGGVQWEGKATLGPVVVQGQKKVPQ, encoded by the exons ATGGAGTTTCTGAAAGGTGTCTTAGTGGTGATTGTGATTGTTGCATTTGATCTGCCTAATGCATGGGGAAGTTTGAGATACAGTCAAAGTCCAATTGCACAGGAGCCTTTTGGCCTTCAGGAGAAGCAGCTGTTGCAGGGTCCAGTGAAGCCTTTGGATTGGAAGTATCCCATTGTTCCCGAGGTGCAGAGCGAGTTGGCGGTGAACTTCCAGTTGAGGCAACCCGTGACTCCCAGCAGCGTAGCGGTTCAATGCGGAGAGAACCGGGTTCTTGTAGAGGTCCAGCAGGACTTGTTTAGCAATGGTCATTTGATCCAGCCAGCTGGCCTGTCTTTAGGTGGCTGTCCTGTTGTTGGTCAGGACTCTCAGTCTAAGGTGCTCATCTTTGAGTATGAGTTACAGGACTGCAACAGCGTGCAGATG ATGACTGAGGATGAGCTTGTCTACACCTTCTCTCTTACCTACACCCCTGAGGCTCTTGCAGGTACTCCGATTACCCGGGTCGAGGGTGCAGTTGTTGGTGTTCAATGCCACTATCAAAG GCTTCAGAATGTAAGCAGTGATGCCTTGAGGCCAACATGGGTCCCTTATGCCTCAACAGAGGTTGGTGAAGAAGCCTTGGTGTTCTCCCTGAAGCTTATGATGG ATGATTGGTCCAGTCAGAGACCTTCATCCATCTATTTCCTGGGTGGCATTATTAACATTGAGGCATCTGTGAAGCAGTACAATCATGTGCCTCtgcgtgtgtttgtggacaGCTGTGTGGCCACTCAAGGGCCTGATGTGAACTCCCTTCCGAGATATTCCTTCATTGAGAATCATGG GTGCTTTGTGGATGCCAAGGCTACAGCTTCCAGCTCCCGCTTCATGCCTCGGTCCCAGGTTGACAAGGTCCAGATCCAGCTGGAGGCGTTCGTGTTCCAGGAGAGCTCCAGTCCTTCT ATCTACATAACATGTGTTGTGAAGGCAACTATTGCTTCTGCACCCAGTGACGCTCAGCACAAATCCTGTTCATTCGCCAATGG GTGGTTTGCTGCTGATGGAAATGACCAAGTTTGTGGTTGCTGTGACTCAACATGTGGTCCTGATAGTGGAATTGCTGCTTCTCCCTATGGAG GTGTTCAGTGGGAAGGCAAGGCTACACTTGGTCCTGTGGTGGTTCAAGGGCAAAAGAAAGTTCCTCAATAA
- the LOC137046087 gene encoding zona pellucida sperm-binding protein 3-like — MMGFLKGVLVVVVIVAFDLPNAWGSLRYSQSPISQEPFGLQEKQLLQGPVKPLDWKYPIVPEVQSELAVNFQLRQPVTPSSVAVQCGENRVLVEVQQDLFSNGHLIQPTGLSLGGCPVVGQDSQSKVLIFEYELQDCNSVQMMNEDELVYTFSLTYTPEALAGTPITRVEGAVVGVQCHYLRLQNVSSDALRPTWVPYASTEVGEEALVFSLKLMMDDWSSQRPSSLYFLGGIINIEASVKQYNHVPLRVFVDSCVATQGPDVNSLPRYSFIENHGCFVDAKATDSSSRFMPRSQVDKVQIQLEAFVFQESSSPSIYITCVVKATIASAPSDAQHKSCSFANGWFAADGNAQVCGCCDSTCGPDGGIAASPYGGVQWEGKATLGPVVVQGQKKVPQ; from the exons ATGATGGGGTTTCTGAAAGGTGTCTTGGTGGTGGTTGTGATTGTTGCATTTGATCTGCCTAATGCATGGGGAAGTTTGAGATACAGTCAAAGTCCAATTTCACAGGAGCCTTTTGGCCTTCAGGAGAAGCAGCTGTTGCAGGGTCCAGTGAAGCCTTTGGATTGGAAGTATCCCATTGTTCCCGAGGTGCAGAGCGAGTTGGCGGTGAACTTCCAGTTGAGGCAACCCGTGACTCCCAGCAGCGTAGCAGTTCAATGCGGAGAGAACCGGGTTCTTGTAGAGGTCCAGCAGGACTTGTTTAGCAATGGTCATTTGATCCAGCCAACTGGCCTGTCTTTAGGCGGCTGTCCTGTTGTTGGTCAGGACTCTCAGTCTAAGGTGCTCATCTTTGAGTATGAGTTACAGGACTGCAACAGCGTGCAGATG ATGAATGAGGATGAGCTTGTCTACACCTTCTCTCTTACCTACACCCCTGAGGCTCTTGCAGGTACTCCGATTACCCGGGTCGAGGGTGCAGTTGTTGGTGTTCAATGCCACTATCTAAG GCTTCAGAATGTAAGCAGTGATGCCTTGAGGCCAACATGGGTCCCTTATGCCTCAACGGAGGTTGGTGAAGAAGCCTTGGTGTTCTCCCTGAAGCTTATGATGG ATGATTGGTCCAGTCAGAGACCTTCATCCCTCTATTTCCTGGGTGGCATTATTAACATTGAGGCATCTGTGAAGCAGTACAATCATGTGCCTCtgcgtgtgtttgtggacaGCTGTGTGGCCACTCAAGGGCCTGATGTGAACTCCCTTCCGAGATATTCCTTCATTGAGAATCATGG GTGCTTTGTGGATGCCAAGGCTACAGATTCCAGCTCCCGCTTCATGCCTCGGTCCCAGGTTGACAAGGTCCAGATCCAGCTGGAGGCGTTCGTGTTCCAGGAGAGCTCCAGTCCTTCT ATCTACATAACATGTGTTGTGAAGGCAACTATTGCTTCTGCACCCAGTGACGCTCAGCACAAATCCTGTTCATTTGCCAATGG GTGGTTTGCTGCTGATGGAAATGCCCAAGTTTGTGGTTGCTGTGACTCAACATGTGGTCCTGATGGTGGAATTGCTGCTTCTCCCTATGGAG GTGTTCAGTGGGAAGGCAAGGCTACACTTGGTCCTGTGGTGGTTCAAGGCCAAAAGAAAGTTCCTCAATAA